In the Streptomyces sp. f51 genome, one interval contains:
- a CDS encoding flavin reductase family protein: MLEQRSFRNILGRFTTGVVLVTAQTPAGPVGMAVNSFTSVSLDPPLIALCAASTSTTWPAIREEGGFAVTILGGQHAQLCRTFATKGADRFSEGAWDSTRAGHPIPVDGLAWLDCRITALHQAGDHELVIAEALEGAITDDQGPLVFHAGRFAELIA; this comes from the coding sequence ATGCTGGAGCAGCGTTCGTTCCGCAACATCCTGGGCCGGTTCACCACCGGGGTCGTCCTGGTCACCGCGCAGACACCGGCGGGCCCGGTGGGCATGGCCGTCAATTCCTTCACCTCCGTCTCCCTCGACCCGCCGCTGATCGCTCTGTGCGCGGCGTCCACGTCGACCACCTGGCCCGCGATCCGGGAGGAAGGCGGCTTCGCGGTGACCATCCTGGGCGGGCAGCACGCACAGCTGTGCCGCACCTTCGCCACCAAGGGCGCCGACCGTTTCAGCGAGGGCGCGTGGGACTCCACCCGCGCCGGACACCCCATCCCCGTGGACGGGCTGGCCTGGCTGGACTGCCGCATCACCGCACTCCACCAGGCCGGCGACCACGAACTGGTCATAGCCGAGGCCCTCGAAGGCGCCATCACCGACGACCAGGGTCCCCTCGTCTTCCACGCCGGACGCTTCGCCGAACTCATCGCCTGA
- a CDS encoding SAV_915 family protein, producing the protein MAVLLHGDDPDPSDRSPAGPLYVPVRPGPSGCAARLFRTPLGDRTAVGFTSEHRLTATLGTDQAWIRLAASALRALTAPLGVTAVTVDPQFTAPAPARVTPPTPLTPVPPAAGPVTHEMPALRIA; encoded by the coding sequence ATGGCAGTCCTTCTCCACGGCGACGACCCCGACCCCTCCGATCGGTCCCCGGCCGGACCCCTGTACGTACCGGTCCGGCCGGGACCCTCAGGGTGTGCGGCCCGGCTCTTCCGCACCCCGCTCGGCGACCGAACGGCCGTCGGCTTCACCTCCGAGCACCGGCTCACCGCCACCCTCGGGACCGACCAGGCGTGGATCAGGCTCGCCGCATCCGCGCTGCGCGCGCTGACCGCGCCGCTCGGTGTCACCGCCGTCACCGTCGACCCGCAGTTCACCGCCCCGGCGCCCGCGCGGGTCACGCCACCCACCCCGCTGACCCCCGTCCCACCGGCCGCCGGGCCCGTCACCCACGAGATGCCCGCGCTGCGGATCGCCTGA
- a CDS encoding LLM class flavin-dependent oxidoreductase has protein sequence MHSRIGLFLSPVHETGQDPHLAVRRNLELVEHADRLNFDEAWFGEHHTLGWGLVGAPETMIAAASQRTTQIKLAHGVVPLSGHHPFHVASRAVHLDHLSRGRYILGVGPGVPFDAKMFGLAPDVQRRRLDEALPTVLELVNGDSRITQKTDWYELQDAKLQLPRFSPDGIEVAMATSGTSSSSPRLVGKYGLSMTSFALPFALMTPGAPDHIGLAQQWKYAEESADEHGRSLRREDWRIALPVHVGETRAEAFADVREGYDRWLFEYFGKAAGREVISPDTPRERALEARVEAGGALVGSVEDVVQGIRRMQEATGGFGKLLVYVADWTSYEKTNRSLELLARYVSPQITGSAARPQEAVDWAIASRADGR, from the coding sequence GTGCACAGCCGTATCGGTCTCTTCCTGTCCCCCGTCCACGAGACCGGCCAGGACCCGCACCTCGCCGTCCGCCGCAACCTCGAACTGGTCGAGCACGCGGACCGGCTGAACTTCGACGAGGCGTGGTTCGGCGAACACCACACCCTGGGCTGGGGCCTGGTCGGCGCCCCCGAGACCATGATCGCCGCGGCCTCGCAGCGCACCACCCAGATCAAGCTGGCGCACGGTGTCGTACCGCTGTCCGGGCACCACCCCTTCCACGTCGCCAGCCGGGCCGTCCACCTCGACCACCTCAGCCGCGGCCGCTACATCCTCGGCGTCGGCCCCGGCGTCCCCTTCGACGCGAAGATGTTCGGCCTGGCGCCCGACGTCCAGCGCCGCCGCCTGGACGAGGCCCTGCCGACCGTCCTGGAGCTCGTCAACGGCGACTCCCGGATCACGCAGAAGACCGACTGGTACGAACTCCAGGACGCCAAGCTCCAGTTGCCCCGCTTCAGCCCCGACGGCATCGAGGTGGCCATGGCCACCAGCGGCACCTCCTCCTCCAGCCCGCGCCTGGTCGGCAAGTACGGCCTGAGCATGACGTCGTTCGCGCTGCCCTTCGCGCTGATGACGCCGGGTGCTCCGGACCACATCGGTCTGGCGCAGCAGTGGAAGTACGCCGAGGAGTCCGCGGACGAGCACGGCCGGAGCCTGCGGCGCGAGGACTGGCGCATCGCGCTTCCGGTCCATGTCGGGGAGACGCGCGCCGAGGCGTTCGCCGACGTCCGTGAGGGATACGACCGCTGGCTCTTCGAGTACTTCGGCAAGGCGGCGGGACGCGAGGTCATCAGCCCCGACACCCCGCGCGAGCGGGCGCTGGAGGCGCGGGTCGAGGCCGGCGGCGCGCTCGTCGGTTCGGTCGAGGACGTCGTGCAGGGCATCCGTCGCATGCAGGAGGCCACGGGTGGCTTCGGCAAGCTCCTGGTCTACGTGGCCGACTGGACCTCGTACGAGAAGACCAACCGCAGCCTGGAGCTGCTGGCCCGCTATGTGTCCCCGCAGATCACCGGCTCGGCGGCGCGTCCGCAGGAAGCGGTGGACTGGGCCATCGCGAGCCGCGCCGACGGCCGCTGA
- a CDS encoding potassium transporter Kup, which produces MTDPRNGAASGGEPVTGASEEHRPSAHDAVRLALVIGALGVVFGDIGTSPIYTLQTVFDPGDPHPVPVTTANVYGVVSLVFWSVMTIVTVTYVLLAMRADNDGEGGIMALITLVQRWSSQGGRRITAVLAALGVFGASLFFGDSMITPAISVLSAVEGLKVVQPSLESAVVPITAVIIVVLFLVQRRGTAAVGRVFGPVMVTWFVVIGACGVDGIIDHPAILRALSPTYALGFLFGHFGTAFFALAAVVLSVTGAEALYADMGHFGRRAITRGWMFLVFPACVLSYFGQGALILADHSNISSPFFLLVPHWGRWPMVLLATAATVIASQAVITGAYSVTSQAAKLGYLPRLRIAHTSESTIGQIYVPWINWLLMVSVLTLVFAFRSSTALAFAFGMAVTGTITITTLLFFYVARAKWRTPLWLVVLGASPLLFVDLLFVAANLTKLVHGAWLPLLIGLTVFTVMTTWQRGRAIVTAARVRDEGSLPGFVESLRSGELPTLRVPGTAVFLNRGKQTTPLAMRANVEHNHVRHDQVVLLAIETEPVPRFPADRRLVVDDLGYTDDGIIHVTARFGYMETPDVPSTLAMLDPALTEGPLQLDRASYFLSTIELRRGKAPTMAPWRKRLFIATSYITADAAEYFGLPRDRTVIMGSQIDV; this is translated from the coding sequence ATGACCGATCCCCGGAACGGGGCCGCGTCGGGCGGCGAGCCGGTGACGGGGGCCTCGGAGGAACACCGTCCGAGCGCTCACGACGCGGTTCGCCTCGCCCTGGTGATCGGTGCTCTCGGCGTGGTCTTCGGCGACATCGGGACCAGCCCGATCTACACGTTGCAGACCGTGTTCGACCCGGGCGACCCGCATCCGGTCCCCGTCACCACCGCCAACGTGTACGGCGTCGTGTCCCTCGTGTTCTGGTCGGTGATGACCATCGTGACGGTCACCTATGTGCTGCTGGCGATGCGCGCCGACAACGACGGTGAGGGCGGCATCATGGCGCTGATCACGCTCGTACAGCGCTGGAGCTCGCAGGGTGGCCGGCGGATCACGGCCGTACTGGCCGCCCTCGGCGTCTTCGGCGCTTCGCTGTTCTTCGGCGACAGCATGATCACTCCGGCGATCTCGGTGCTCTCCGCGGTCGAGGGGCTCAAGGTCGTCCAGCCGTCGCTGGAGAGCGCGGTCGTGCCGATCACCGCGGTCATCATCGTCGTGCTGTTCCTGGTGCAGCGCAGGGGGACGGCGGCGGTGGGCCGGGTGTTCGGGCCGGTGATGGTCACCTGGTTCGTGGTCATCGGCGCCTGCGGCGTGGACGGCATCATCGACCACCCGGCGATCCTCAGGGCGCTGTCACCCACGTACGCGCTCGGCTTCCTGTTCGGTCACTTCGGCACCGCCTTCTTCGCCCTCGCCGCGGTCGTGCTCTCGGTCACCGGCGCGGAAGCGCTGTACGCGGACATGGGGCACTTCGGCCGCCGGGCCATCACGCGCGGCTGGATGTTCCTCGTCTTCCCGGCCTGCGTTCTCAGTTACTTCGGTCAGGGCGCGCTGATCCTGGCGGACCACAGCAACATCAGCAGCCCCTTCTTCTTGCTCGTGCCCCACTGGGGCAGATGGCCGATGGTCCTGCTGGCCACGGCGGCCACGGTGATCGCCTCGCAGGCGGTGATCACGGGCGCGTACTCCGTCACCTCCCAGGCCGCCAAGCTCGGTTATCTGCCGAGGCTGCGCATCGCGCACACCTCGGAGTCCACGATCGGCCAGATCTACGTTCCCTGGATCAACTGGCTGCTCATGGTCTCGGTCCTCACCCTGGTCTTCGCGTTCCGCAGTTCCACGGCGCTGGCGTTCGCGTTCGGCATGGCGGTGACCGGCACCATCACGATCACCACCCTTCTGTTCTTCTACGTCGCACGGGCCAAGTGGAGAACACCCCTGTGGCTGGTCGTCCTCGGCGCGAGCCCGCTGCTCTTCGTGGACCTGCTCTTCGTGGCGGCCAACCTGACGAAGCTCGTGCACGGTGCCTGGCTGCCGCTGCTGATCGGCCTCACCGTCTTCACCGTCATGACCACCTGGCAGCGCGGACGCGCGATCGTCACGGCGGCACGGGTCCGGGACGAGGGGTCGCTGCCCGGGTTCGTCGAGAGTCTGCGCAGCGGTGAGCTGCCGACGCTCCGCGTCCCGGGAACGGCCGTCTTCCTCAACCGGGGCAAGCAGACCACGCCGCTGGCCATGCGGGCCAACGTCGAGCACAACCACGTACGGCACGACCAGGTCGTGCTCCTGGCCATCGAGACCGAGCCGGTGCCCCGCTTCCCGGCGGACCGGCGACTCGTCGTGGACGATCTCGGGTACACCGACGACGGGATCATCCACGTCACCGCCCGGTTCGGCTACATGGAGACGCCGGACGTGCCGAGCACCCTGGCGATGCTGGATCCGGCCCTGACCGAGGGGCCGCTCCAGCTCGACCGGGCGTCCTACTTCCTGTCGACGATCGAACTCCGTCGGGGCAAGGCTCCGACGATGGCCCCGTGGCGCAAGCGGCTGTTCATCGCCACCTCGTACATCACTGCCGACGCCGCCGAGTACTTCGGCCTGCCCCGGGACCGTACGGTCATCATGGGCTCCCAGATCGACGTGTAG
- a CDS encoding nuclear transport factor 2 family protein, which produces MSKTEIDALTAQFFGAFDNRGGKPADVDRIRRLMLPGGVIVKTGPDFTVYTVDEFIEPRRRLLADGRLVEFSEWETAEQTRTTGDIASRTSEYSKSGILDGEPFEGGGTKTLQYARTPDGWQITAVAWHDHP; this is translated from the coding sequence ATGTCCAAGACCGAGATAGACGCACTGACCGCCCAGTTCTTCGGCGCCTTCGACAACCGCGGCGGCAAGCCCGCCGACGTGGACCGGATCCGGCGGCTCATGCTTCCCGGCGGCGTGATCGTCAAGACCGGCCCGGACTTCACCGTCTACACCGTCGACGAGTTCATCGAACCGCGCAGGCGGCTCCTGGCGGACGGCCGTCTCGTCGAGTTCTCCGAATGGGAGACCGCCGAACAGACGCGGACCACCGGCGACATCGCCTCCCGAACCAGCGAATACAGCAAGTCCGGAATCCTGGACGGCGAACCCTTCGAGGGCGGAGGAACCAAGACCCTCCAGTACGCCCGTACACCGGACGGCTGGCAGATCACGGCGGTCGCCTGGCACGACCACCCCTGA
- a CDS encoding PLP-dependent aminotransferase family protein, producing MTLRQEALHTAIADPAMDSMRILSETAMKFPDALSFSSGAPYDGNHDLADLSFHIDRYVKHLQERGVPQQRITRTLFQYGPVNGFIQDDVAQMLRNDEDIDVPAEAIMITHGFQEATLVALRGLFAGPDDVLLSVSPAYVGIRGAARMLDIPVEGIGEGPDGLDPEAVAAAARAVRAGGRRPVAVYLVPDFSNPSGTVLPLAARRRLLEVAAEEDLVILEDNPYGLFARDGEAMPTLKSLDTAGRVVYLGSFAKSAFPGARLGYLVADQPVTGADGVTRTLAQELSRAKAMFSVGSSSLSQAAVGGILAENGHTLRPATRELAAVYLERLQVTLDSLAEHFPPEHYAEHQVRWNTPRGGFFLTVEVGFEAGLGEMERCARDYGVSWAPMSMFHIDGGGERQIRLGFSNLAPEAIREGIARLARFIAQTPRTEPRTPLVDERPRVTSEEGRA from the coding sequence ATGACGCTGCGTCAGGAGGCCCTGCACACCGCGATCGCCGACCCCGCGATGGACTCCATGCGGATCCTCAGCGAGACCGCCATGAAGTTCCCGGACGCCCTCTCCTTCTCCTCGGGGGCGCCGTACGACGGGAACCACGACCTGGCGGACCTCTCGTTCCACATCGACCGCTACGTCAAGCATCTCCAGGAGCGCGGTGTCCCGCAGCAGCGCATCACGCGCACGCTGTTCCAGTACGGACCGGTCAACGGCTTCATCCAGGACGACGTGGCACAGATGCTGCGCAACGACGAGGACATCGACGTCCCCGCCGAGGCCATCATGATCACGCACGGCTTCCAGGAGGCCACGCTCGTCGCCCTGCGCGGTCTGTTCGCCGGCCCCGACGACGTGCTGCTGAGCGTCTCCCCGGCCTACGTCGGCATCCGCGGCGCGGCCCGGATGCTCGACATCCCCGTCGAGGGGATCGGCGAGGGCCCCGACGGCCTCGACCCCGAGGCCGTGGCCGCGGCGGCACGCGCCGTGCGGGCCGGGGGCAGGCGACCGGTCGCGGTCTACCTCGTCCCCGACTTCTCCAACCCCTCCGGGACCGTGCTCCCGCTCGCGGCCCGCCGGCGCCTGCTGGAGGTGGCGGCCGAGGAGGACCTCGTCATCCTGGAGGACAACCCGTACGGGCTGTTCGCACGGGACGGCGAGGCGATGCCGACCCTCAAGTCGCTCGACACCGCCGGACGGGTCGTCTACCTCGGTTCGTTCGCCAAGTCGGCCTTCCCCGGCGCCCGTCTGGGCTACCTCGTCGCCGACCAACCGGTCACCGGCGCCGACGGCGTCACCCGCACGCTGGCGCAGGAACTGTCCCGGGCGAAGGCCATGTTCAGCGTCGGATCCTCCTCGCTGTCCCAGGCCGCGGTCGGCGGCATCCTCGCCGAGAACGGCCACACCCTGCGCCCGGCGACCCGCGAACTCGCCGCCGTCTACCTGGAACGGCTCCAGGTGACCCTCGACAGCCTCGCCGAACACTTTCCGCCCGAGCACTACGCCGAGCACCAGGTCCGCTGGAACACCCCGCGCGGCGGCTTCTTCCTCACCGTCGAGGTGGGCTTCGAGGCCGGACTGGGCGAGATGGAACGCTGCGCCCGCGACTACGGGGTGAGCTGGGCGCCGATGAGCATGTTCCACATCGACGGCGGCGGCGAACGCCAGATCCGCCTCGGCTTCAGCAACCTCGCGCCGGAGGCGATCCGCGAGGGCATCGCACGCCTCGCCCGCTTCATCGCCCAGACACCCCGCACCGAGCCTCGCACGCCCCTGGTCGACGAGCGGCCGCGCGTCACGTCGGAAGAAGGACGAGCATGA
- a CDS encoding ATP-grasp domain-containing protein, with translation MSQSSGQRPTVVVVDGYSAGNFYPAAFTGTGARVVHVQSTPELIPTMLAPGLSEYEENIVEGDENRLLERLRAHDPVCVVAGQEGAVPLADRLGEALGVPSNGTRLSAARRDKYEMIEALRRAGVRCADQFKSDDVRELTDWAERRGVYPVVVKPLSSAASDGVYICDNAEEVTAAATAGLASKDIFGTANTEILVQSYLKGTEYIVDTVSSDGEHYTCGVWQYEKTLLPSGKNIYNRDILLAPDAGPVPALVAYVREVLAALDVRWGPAHAEVIMTEQGPALVEIGTRLNGNIHAGFHDVCLGHNQAGLAARAYVRPEEFRREYGGRVYDRLQPGVVYNTPTEQDGVVESVDTAAVDEIRALDSVYLAGLKLAPGSRIRPTTDLLTSTMRVYLTARDEDQLDAAYEKVRGLKDSVYRVVPQP, from the coding sequence ATGAGCCAGAGCAGCGGTCAGCGGCCCACCGTCGTGGTGGTCGACGGCTACTCCGCCGGAAACTTCTACCCCGCGGCCTTCACCGGGACCGGTGCACGGGTCGTCCATGTGCAGAGCACCCCCGAGCTGATCCCCACGATGCTCGCACCCGGCCTGTCCGAGTACGAGGAGAACATCGTCGAGGGCGACGAGAACAGGCTCCTTGAACGGCTGCGTGCCCACGACCCGGTCTGCGTGGTCGCCGGCCAGGAAGGCGCCGTACCGCTCGCGGACCGCCTCGGCGAAGCACTCGGGGTGCCGTCCAACGGCACCCGGCTCTCGGCGGCCCGCCGGGACAAGTACGAGATGATCGAAGCACTGCGGCGCGCCGGTGTGCGGTGCGCCGACCAGTTCAAGAGCGACGACGTACGGGAACTGACCGACTGGGCCGAGAGGCGCGGCGTGTACCCGGTCGTCGTCAAACCGCTCAGCTCCGCGGCCTCGGACGGCGTGTACATCTGCGACAACGCCGAGGAGGTGACCGCCGCGGCCACCGCGGGGCTGGCCTCGAAGGACATCTTCGGCACGGCCAACACCGAGATCCTCGTCCAGTCCTACCTCAAGGGCACCGAGTACATCGTCGACACCGTCAGCAGCGACGGCGAGCACTACACCTGCGGTGTCTGGCAGTACGAGAAGACGCTGCTGCCCTCGGGCAAGAACATCTACAACCGGGACATCCTCCTCGCTCCGGACGCCGGTCCGGTGCCGGCCCTGGTGGCGTACGTACGCGAGGTGCTGGCCGCCCTCGACGTCCGCTGGGGGCCCGCGCACGCCGAGGTCATCATGACCGAACAGGGCCCCGCCCTCGTCGAGATCGGCACACGCCTCAACGGCAACATCCACGCCGGCTTCCACGACGTGTGCCTGGGCCACAACCAGGCGGGCCTGGCCGCCCGGGCGTACGTCAGGCCGGAGGAGTTCCGCCGCGAGTACGGCGGCCGCGTCTACGACCGGCTGCAACCCGGCGTCGTCTACAACACCCCCACCGAGCAGGACGGGGTCGTCGAGAGTGTCGACACCGCGGCGGTGGACGAGATCCGCGCGCTCGACAGCGTGTACCTGGCGGGGCTGAAGCTGGCTCCCGGCTCCCGGATCCGCCCCACCACCGACCTGCTGACCAGCACCATGCGTGTCTATCTCACGGCGCGCGACGAGGACCAGCTCGACGCCGCGTACGAGAAGGTCCGCGGCCTCAAGGACTCCGTCTACCGGGTCGTCCCGCAGCCGTAA
- a CDS encoding YciI family protein, producing MAKFVVEFEYNVDRAGRQGLHPAHAENLHRLARSGVLLLGGPLADENAGLLLYEVEDRAELQKVLDAEPYVQGGIVAATRIRQWSPGKGSWITEGKK from the coding sequence GTGGCGAAGTTCGTCGTCGAATTCGAGTACAACGTGGACCGCGCGGGACGCCAGGGACTGCACCCGGCGCACGCCGAGAACCTTCACCGCCTCGCCCGCAGCGGCGTACTGCTCCTGGGCGGGCCGCTGGCCGACGAGAACGCGGGCCTGCTGCTCTACGAGGTCGAGGACCGGGCCGAGCTCCAGAAGGTGCTGGACGCCGAGCCCTACGTACAGGGCGGGATCGTCGCCGCCACCCGCATCCGCCAGTGGTCGCCCGGCAAGGGCAGCTGGATCACGGAAGGAAAGAAGTGA
- a CDS encoding SDR family NAD(P)-dependent oxidoreductase, producing MTVQTSRTALLIGAAGGILQDVARGLAREGHTLVLFDRNEEAVNRLAAELAEQTKVDVVVGDITDIPAAEAQLADVVDRHAPSILVNGVGGDTRVIGYADLTEEHFGQSHLENVVSTFVAIKACAPRMARDGYGRIVNFASAGGRTYSHFNNAAYVGAKAAVIGMTKQMAYELAPAGVVVNVVAHGPIATERVAGAWERRDPEQKQAVLSKLPMRRMGTVAEAVGSVLHLCSESAGYSTGAVIDVNGGLYM from the coding sequence ATGACCGTACAGACCTCGCGCACCGCCCTCCTGATCGGCGCGGCCGGCGGAATCCTCCAGGACGTGGCGCGCGGCCTGGCCCGCGAAGGGCACACGCTCGTCCTGTTCGACAGGAACGAGGAGGCCGTGAACCGCCTGGCCGCCGAACTCGCGGAGCAGACCAAGGTCGACGTGGTCGTCGGTGACATCACCGACATCCCCGCCGCAGAGGCACAGCTCGCCGACGTCGTCGACCGGCACGCCCCCTCCATCCTGGTCAACGGGGTGGGCGGAGACACCCGGGTCATCGGGTACGCGGACCTGACCGAGGAACACTTCGGCCAGTCCCATCTGGAAAACGTTGTCAGCACGTTCGTCGCGATCAAGGCGTGTGCCCCGCGGATGGCGCGGGACGGCTACGGACGCATCGTCAACTTCGCCTCGGCCGGAGGCCGCACGTACAGCCATTTCAACAACGCCGCCTACGTCGGCGCCAAGGCCGCCGTGATCGGCATGACCAAGCAGATGGCCTACGAGCTCGCCCCCGCCGGGGTCGTGGTCAACGTGGTCGCCCACGGGCCCATCGCGACCGAGCGCGTGGCCGGCGCCTGGGAGCGCCGCGACCCGGAGCAGAAGCAGGCGGTGCTCTCCAAGCTGCCGATGCGACGCATGGGCACGGTCGCCGAGGCGGTCGGCAGCGTCCTGCACCTGTGCTCCGAGAGCGCCGGCTACTCCACCGGCGCGGTGATCGACGTCAACGGCGGCCTCTACATGTGA
- a CDS encoding ScbA/BarX family gamma-butyrolactone biosynthesis protein, with protein MSLTDPPPALPAPDHTPHRGGRSHLRTAPRRPVDRGAITGVLISDWQQTGPDTFVLGAQWPRGHAFYTPIAGVWHDPLLAAESLRQASLLVGRSYDGIPRGHRWAVSELDIEVAPAGLLAHHRPSTFRLDMARVPEAAPGAGTAPGTGGVTAMAMEAELLRDDDTFVGAGRIGLRILPPTARTHPNAIRPGPPSGPPLLPRALPPPVVGRLNTRDVTLGIPAARPEQGVHVWQLRIDPTHPALPDEPTVHIPVMLLLEAARQAAQAVSTPYRVLPIEIRSTFHHPVELHSPCTITATPLPRYDATEDTAVHVTATQNGVQAFDSLIVTTPTD; from the coding sequence GTGTCCCTCACCGACCCCCCGCCCGCACTCCCGGCCCCGGACCACACTCCCCACCGCGGCGGGCGCTCCCACCTCCGTACCGCACCCCGCCGTCCCGTCGACCGCGGCGCGATCACCGGCGTACTGATCTCCGACTGGCAGCAGACGGGCCCCGACACCTTCGTCCTCGGCGCCCAGTGGCCCCGGGGACACGCCTTCTACACGCCGATCGCCGGTGTCTGGCACGACCCCCTGCTGGCGGCCGAATCGCTGAGACAGGCGTCCCTTCTGGTGGGCCGGAGCTACGACGGAATTCCCCGCGGCCACCGATGGGCCGTCAGTGAACTCGACATCGAGGTGGCCCCGGCCGGCCTCCTCGCGCACCACCGGCCCTCCACGTTCCGACTGGACATGGCCCGCGTCCCCGAAGCGGCCCCTGGTGCGGGCACGGCCCCGGGAACGGGAGGAGTGACGGCCATGGCCATGGAGGCCGAACTGCTGCGGGACGACGACACCTTCGTCGGGGCCGGCCGGATCGGTCTGCGCATCCTGCCGCCCACCGCCCGGACCCACCCGAACGCGATCCGCCCCGGCCCGCCTTCCGGCCCGCCGCTCCTGCCGCGAGCCCTCCCACCCCCCGTCGTGGGCCGCCTCAATACACGGGACGTGACGCTCGGCATTCCAGCCGCTCGCCCAGAACAGGGTGTCCACGTCTGGCAGTTGCGGATCGACCCCACCCACCCCGCGCTGCCCGACGAGCCCACCGTTCACATCCCCGTCATGCTGCTCCTGGAGGCCGCCCGGCAAGCCGCCCAAGCGGTCAGCACTCCGTACCGCGTCCTTCCCATCGAGATACGCAGCACCTTCCACCACCCCGTCGAACTCCACAGCCCCTGCACCATCACCGCGACCCCGCTCCCCCGGTACGACGCCACCGAGGACACCGCCGTCCATGTGACCGCCACCCAGAACGGCGTCCAGGCCTTCGACAGCCTGATCGTGACGACCCCCACCGACTGA
- the lysA gene encoding diaminopimelate decarboxylase, with product MTTVHEPATATDPVTTAADLSVWPASTTEAPHGDLSVGGVPLPEIADRFGTPVYVLDEAEVRDRCRTYRDAFPDAEVLYAAKAFLCRAMAHWVDEEAFGLDVCSAGELELAVTTGFPPERIVLHGNAKSPRDLDTALRLGVGRIVIDSPSEIARLAAAVGPDGHQKVMVRVVPGISAGGHEKIRTGTDDQKFGLSITDGYAAHAITRILDQPQLELTGLHCHLGSQITSVTPYLVAVRRMVGLMSRLHRQHGLILPEIDLGGGHAIAYRPGEPALDLTMLARKVRTELTAACSAAGIPVPRLVIEPGRAIAGPAGIAVYRVLSVKHTGGNVFVAVDGGMSDNPRPALYGVRYAPRLIGRHSTAGTARATVVGRHCEAGDILAADTDLPADVRPGDLLAIPVAGAYHLSMASGYNLVGRPPVVAVRDGQARLLVRRESLEDIRRRDVGL from the coding sequence ATGACCACGGTTCACGAACCCGCCACCGCGACCGACCCAGTCACCACCGCCGCGGACCTGTCGGTGTGGCCCGCCTCCACCACCGAGGCACCGCACGGAGACCTCTCCGTGGGCGGCGTGCCGCTCCCCGAGATCGCCGACCGCTTCGGCACACCCGTGTACGTCCTGGACGAGGCCGAGGTCCGCGACCGCTGCCGCACCTACCGGGACGCCTTCCCCGACGCGGAAGTCCTGTACGCGGCCAAGGCGTTCCTGTGCCGCGCGATGGCCCACTGGGTCGACGAGGAGGCCTTCGGCCTCGACGTCTGCTCCGCAGGCGAGCTCGAACTCGCCGTCACCACCGGTTTTCCGCCCGAGCGGATCGTGCTGCACGGCAACGCCAAGTCTCCCCGTGACCTCGACACCGCCCTGCGCCTGGGCGTGGGCCGTATCGTCATCGACAGCCCCTCCGAGATCGCCCGGCTGGCCGCCGCCGTCGGCCCGGACGGTCACCAGAAGGTGATGGTCCGGGTGGTGCCCGGCATCAGCGCCGGAGGCCACGAGAAGATCCGCACCGGCACCGACGACCAGAAGTTCGGCCTGTCCATCACCGACGGCTACGCGGCGCACGCCATCACCCGCATCCTCGACCAGCCGCAGCTCGAACTCACCGGCCTGCACTGTCACTTGGGCTCGCAGATCACCAGTGTCACGCCGTACCTGGTCGCCGTACGCCGCATGGTCGGCCTCATGAGCAGACTGCACCGGCAGCACGGCCTGATCCTGCCCGAGATCGACCTCGGCGGCGGCCACGCCATCGCCTACCGCCCCGGCGAACCCGCCCTGGACCTCACCATGCTGGCCCGCAAGGTACGTACCGAACTCACCGCCGCCTGCTCGGCGGCCGGAATCCCCGTCCCGCGCCTGGTCATCGAACCGGGACGGGCCATCGCCGGACCCGCGGGCATCGCCGTCTACCGCGTCCTGTCCGTCAAACACACCGGCGGCAACGTGTTCGTCGCCGTCGACGGCGGGATGAGCGACAACCCGCGCCCCGCCCTCTACGGCGTGCGCTACGCCCCCCGTCTGATCGGCCGGCACAGCACCGCCGGCACCGCCCGGGCGACCGTGGTGGGCAGGCACTGCGAAGCCGGTGACATCCTCGCCGCCGACACGGACCTCCCCGCCGACGTACGTCCCGGCGACCTGCTCGCGATCCCCGTGGCCGGCGCCTACCACCTGTCCATGGCCTCCGGCTACAACCTGGTCGGCCGCCCGCCCGTGGTCGCCGTCCGCGACGGACAGGCCCGTCTGCTCGTCCGCCGGGAGTCCCTGGAGGACATCCGCCGCCGCGACGTGGGGCTGTGA